In a single window of the Micromonospora inositola genome:
- a CDS encoding glucose 1-dehydrogenase, producing MRAVSVSPRVPNSLQLTEDWPEPAPEEGAILVEALAVGICGTDLEIIAGAYGKAPPGQERLVLGHEALGRVLEDPTGTLQAGDLVAGIVRHPDPVPCPNCAVDEWDMCRNGQYTEHGIKALPGFARDRWRLQPKFAVGLDPVLAPVGMLLEPTSVVAKAWDHIERIGRRAEWKPQTVLVTGAGPIGLLAALLATQRELSVHVLDRATEGPKPELVRALGATYHATPVAELEFEPDVVVECTGAPVVVTDVMYKAGPTGIVCLTGVSSGGRTIDFDAGALNRALVLENNVVFGSVNANRRHWDLAAEALARADQAWLSSLITRRVPVGAYAEAYTPGPDDIKVVLDFTA from the coding sequence GTGCGCGCCGTGTCTGTGTCTCCCAGGGTCCCCAACTCTCTCCAGCTGACCGAGGACTGGCCCGAGCCGGCCCCCGAGGAGGGCGCGATCCTGGTCGAGGCGCTGGCGGTGGGCATCTGCGGCACCGACCTCGAGATCATCGCCGGGGCCTACGGGAAGGCGCCGCCCGGCCAGGAGCGGCTCGTGCTGGGCCACGAGGCGCTGGGGCGGGTGCTGGAGGACCCCACCGGCACCCTCCAGGCCGGCGACCTGGTGGCCGGCATCGTCCGGCACCCCGACCCGGTGCCCTGCCCCAACTGCGCGGTGGACGAGTGGGACATGTGCCGCAACGGGCAGTACACCGAGCACGGCATCAAGGCGCTGCCCGGGTTCGCCCGGGACCGGTGGCGGCTGCAGCCCAAGTTCGCCGTCGGCCTGGACCCGGTCCTCGCCCCGGTCGGGATGCTGCTCGAACCGACGAGCGTGGTGGCGAAGGCCTGGGACCACATCGAGCGGATCGGTCGCCGCGCCGAGTGGAAGCCGCAGACCGTGCTGGTCACCGGGGCCGGGCCGATCGGCCTGCTGGCCGCGCTGCTCGCCACGCAGCGCGAGCTGTCGGTGCACGTGCTGGACCGGGCCACCGAGGGGCCGAAACCGGAACTGGTCCGGGCGCTCGGCGCGACGTACCACGCCACGCCGGTGGCTGAGCTGGAGTTCGAGCCGGACGTGGTGGTGGAGTGCACCGGCGCGCCCGTGGTGGTGACGGACGTGATGTACAAGGCCGGGCCGACCGGCATCGTCTGCCTGACCGGCGTGTCCAGCGGCGGCCGGACCATCGACTTCGACGCGGGCGCGCTCAACCGGGCCCTGGTGCTGGAGAACAACGTGGTCTTCGGCTCGGTCAACGCCAACCGGCGGCACTGGGACCTGGCCGCCGAGGCGCTCGCCCGGGCCGACCAGGCCTGGCTGAGCTCGCTGATCACCCGTCGGGTGCCGGTGGGGGCGTACGCCGAGGCGTACACCCCCGGACCGGACGACATCAAGGTGGTGCTCGACTTCACGGCCTGA
- a CDS encoding NADH-quinone oxidoreductase subunit C, with the protein MTPEEVGQRLVALLAPVEATASVSGGQGYARATVDVPPASWRDAVRAARDDAELAFDFFDWLSAVDELAEGFDVVVHLWSTTGRHGLLLRTRLPREAATVASLVDLYPGAAWHERETYEMFGISFDGHGELKPLLLPPEFEGHPLRKEFVLASRVAKPWPGAKEPGESEAGGGRRPIRPPGVPAPGEWGTTPTPAGAAGVGEGPRGGVPARPARERPARPAPGDRPARPAPAERAARPTPGERPTGPARQEPAEAAGDEPTSEGGRA; encoded by the coding sequence ATGACTCCGGAAGAGGTCGGCCAGCGACTGGTCGCGCTGCTCGCGCCCGTCGAGGCCACCGCGTCGGTCTCCGGCGGTCAGGGGTACGCCCGGGCCACCGTCGACGTACCCCCGGCGAGCTGGCGGGACGCGGTGCGCGCGGCCCGCGACGACGCCGAGCTGGCCTTCGACTTCTTCGACTGGCTGTCGGCGGTCGACGAGCTGGCCGAGGGCTTCGACGTGGTGGTCCACCTCTGGTCGACCACCGGGCGGCACGGGCTGCTGCTGCGCACCCGGTTGCCCCGGGAGGCGGCGACCGTGGCGTCGCTGGTCGACCTCTATCCGGGCGCGGCCTGGCACGAGCGCGAGACGTACGAGATGTTCGGCATCTCGTTCGACGGGCACGGTGAGCTGAAGCCGCTGCTGCTGCCGCCGGAGTTCGAGGGGCACCCGCTGCGCAAGGAGTTCGTCCTCGCCTCCCGGGTGGCCAAGCCCTGGCCGGGCGCGAAGGAGCCGGGCGAGTCCGAGGCCGGCGGCGGCCGGCGGCCGATCCGCCCGCCGGGCGTACCGGCGCCGGGGGAGTGGGGGACGACGCCCACGCCGGCCGGCGCGGCCGGGGTGGGCGAGGGCCCCCGCGGCGGCGTGCCCGCCCGCCCGGCCCGGGAACGCCCCGCGCGCCCCGCCCCGGGCGACCGCCCGGCCCGCCCCGCGCCCGCCGAGCGTGCCGCCCGGCCCACGCCCGGCGAGCGCCCGACCGGTCCTGCCCGGCAGGAACCGGCAGAGGCCGCCGGCGACGAACCGACGTCCGAGGGAGGCAGGGCCTGA
- the nuoH gene encoding NADH-quinone oxidoreductase subunit NuoH, with amino-acid sequence MPAWLELILRVAGVLVAFLTLPLLVGQVEHKVMAHMQGRLGPMYAGGFHGWAQLIADGIKFVQKEDVTPRDADRAVFRLAPAVALVPYLLALLVIPLGPGDLVGQPLDIGLFFVLAVVGIGVVAVLMSAWASANKYSLLGGLRGAAQLLGYELPLVLAAASVAMAAGTLSLSGIVEAWRPWWLLWQAPAMVVFFVAGLAEIRRPPFDMPVADSELVFGYMTEYTGLRFAFFLLAEYVGIVVIAALTTVLFLGGWQGPFADAQLGWLWTLIKVFAVAFVIIWLRVSYPRLREDQLQRLCWLVLVPLALAQLVLTAAVRLAM; translated from the coding sequence ATGCCGGCCTGGTTGGAGCTGATTCTCCGGGTGGCGGGCGTGCTGGTCGCGTTCCTCACCCTGCCGCTGCTCGTCGGGCAGGTCGAGCACAAGGTGATGGCGCACATGCAGGGCCGGCTCGGCCCGATGTACGCGGGCGGCTTCCACGGCTGGGCGCAGCTGATCGCGGACGGGATCAAGTTCGTGCAGAAGGAGGACGTCACGCCGCGCGACGCGGACCGGGCGGTCTTCCGGCTGGCCCCCGCGGTGGCGCTGGTGCCGTACCTGCTCGCGTTGCTGGTGATCCCGCTCGGCCCGGGTGACCTGGTCGGGCAGCCGCTGGACATCGGCCTGTTCTTCGTCCTCGCGGTGGTCGGCATCGGCGTGGTGGCGGTGCTGATGTCGGCGTGGGCGTCGGCCAACAAGTACAGCCTGCTCGGCGGGCTGCGCGGCGCGGCCCAGCTGCTCGGTTACGAGCTGCCGCTGGTGCTGGCCGCCGCGTCGGTGGCGATGGCGGCGGGCACGCTCAGCCTCTCCGGCATCGTCGAGGCGTGGCGGCCGTGGTGGCTGCTCTGGCAGGCGCCCGCGATGGTGGTCTTCTTCGTCGCCGGGCTGGCGGAGATCCGGCGGCCCCCGTTCGACATGCCCGTCGCCGACTCGGAGCTGGTCTTCGGCTACATGACCGAGTACACCGGCCTGCGCTTCGCCTTCTTCCTGCTCGCCGAGTACGTCGGCATTGTGGTGATCGCCGCGCTGACCACCGTGCTCTTCCTCGGCGGCTGGCAGGGCCCGTTCGCGGACGCCCAGCTCGGCTGGCTGTGGACGCTGATCAAGGTCTTCGCGGTCGCGTTCGTGATCATCTGGCTCCGGGTGTCGTACCCCCGGCTGCGCGAGGACCAGCTCCAGCGGCTGTGCTGGCTGGTGCTGGTCCCCCTCGCCCTCGCCCAGCTCGTCCTGACGGCCGCCGTCCGCCTCGCGATGTGA
- a CDS encoding glutathione S-transferase family protein: MTESGDEILNRTGGKYVEPGGEFTRDQRYIATRITADGRDGWPVEPGRYRLAVSRACPWASRLIIVRRLLGLEDAISMAVAGPTHDKRSWTFDLDPGGRDPVLGIERLAEAYFKRFPGYERGITVPAIVDVPTGQVVTNDYARMGLDLSTEWTAYHREGAPELYPERLRDEIDEVNAVVFADVNNGVYRCGFAGSQAAYEKAYHRLFDRLDWLSERLAGKRYLAGDTITEADVRLFTTLVRFDPVYHGHFKCNRQKLSEMPVLWAYVRDLFQTPGFGDTVDFDHIKRHYYEVHRDINPTGVVPLGPDLSNWLTPHGREALGGRPFGDGTPPPPPPADERVDPAHTPLEVG; the protein is encoded by the coding sequence GTGACCGAGAGCGGCGACGAGATCCTCAACCGCACCGGCGGGAAGTACGTGGAGCCGGGCGGCGAGTTCACCCGGGACCAGCGCTACATCGCCACCCGGATCACCGCGGACGGGCGGGACGGCTGGCCGGTGGAGCCCGGCCGGTACCGGCTGGCGGTCAGCCGCGCCTGCCCCTGGGCGAGCCGGCTGATCATCGTCCGCCGGCTGCTCGGGCTGGAGGACGCCATCTCGATGGCGGTGGCCGGGCCGACGCACGACAAGCGGAGCTGGACCTTCGACCTGGACCCGGGCGGGCGGGATCCGGTGCTCGGCATCGAGCGGCTGGCCGAGGCGTACTTCAAGCGGTTCCCGGGGTACGAGCGGGGGATCACCGTGCCGGCGATCGTGGACGTGCCGACCGGGCAGGTGGTCACCAACGACTACGCGCGGATGGGCCTGGACCTGTCGACCGAGTGGACCGCGTACCACCGCGAGGGGGCGCCGGAGCTGTACCCGGAGCGGCTGCGGGACGAGATCGACGAGGTCAACGCCGTGGTCTTCGCCGACGTGAACAACGGCGTCTACCGGTGCGGGTTCGCCGGCAGCCAGGCGGCGTACGAGAAGGCGTACCACCGGCTCTTCGACCGGCTGGACTGGCTGAGCGAGCGGTTGGCCGGGAAGCGGTACCTGGCCGGCGACACGATCACCGAGGCGGACGTGCGGCTGTTCACCACGCTGGTCCGCTTCGACCCGGTCTACCACGGCCACTTCAAGTGCAACCGGCAGAAGCTCAGCGAGATGCCGGTGCTCTGGGCGTACGTCCGGGACCTGTTCCAGACCCCCGGCTTCGGCGACACCGTCGACTTCGACCACATCAAGCGGCACTACTACGAGGTGCACCGGGACATCAACCCGACCGGCGTCGTGCCCCTCGGCCCGGACCTGTCGAACTGGCTCACCCCGCACGGCCGCGAGGCCCTCGGCGGACGCCCCTTCGGCGACGGCACCCCGCCCCCGCCGCCTCCGGCGGACGAACGCGTCGACCCCGCACACACCCCGCTGGAGGTTGGCTGA
- a CDS encoding ester cyclase, with the protein MIDVEAAARRFIADVWNANREETAYELVAENCPGLGGTGPEAALAWHRDRRAAFPDLRYKTVEVVASGDRVAVHWRAAGTQAGQFGPVPPTGRVVSYSGASFLRFDDSGRIVDVWSVNELFQVLQQLGVEMIPPA; encoded by the coding sequence GTGATCGATGTGGAGGCCGCGGCCCGACGCTTCATCGCCGACGTGTGGAACGCGAACCGCGAGGAGACCGCGTACGAGCTGGTCGCCGAGAACTGCCCGGGGTTGGGCGGGACCGGCCCGGAGGCCGCGCTGGCCTGGCACCGGGACCGGCGGGCGGCGTTCCCCGACCTGCGTTACAAGACCGTCGAGGTGGTGGCCTCCGGTGACCGGGTGGCCGTGCACTGGCGCGCCGCCGGCACCCAGGCCGGGCAGTTCGGCCCGGTGCCGCCGACCGGCCGAGTGGTCAGCTATTCGGGGGCGTCGTTCCTGCGCTTCGACGACAGCGGCCGGATCGTGGACGTGTGGAGCGTCAACGAGCTGTTCCAGGTCCTCCAGCAGCTCGGCGTCGAGATGATCCCGCCGGCCTGA
- a CDS encoding MSCRAMM family protein: MRLTKRWMRALAATAVVAAVLAAAPAAQAVPTYTATGTVTDRATGAPLPGACLTLFNAPDRVIATRCADEQGRYTFSGLTRTIQPRLRAQAAGHAELWWPAEPDYYNADPLRYPTDGSTTIEANLALLDAVGGFAGRITQPDGSPAYASEVTAVSTVGVWRAKAPTDSDGRYRLGNLPVGSYRLAIGPRGWDPTQWLPGTGNPPVVTVFDVTPGATTTVDGRYLTTTGAYEGGVLTGTVTAATGAPVAGACVTAVSVYSGQEAATACTDATGRYRITTVSYNLGYKLRVNADGYPEQWAPNAVDSRNASTYFPAWGQDKIVNVALRTGGGTVRGQITDYPDATPALTNSVRVEAVDGSWSAWTEAVDGRYQFDRVPAGDYRVAVKPLDRTIQYHPGKPTPAEATVVHIADGEVTTVDEQLVPPGAVEVTLTDAVTGAPVKGCARLFQAQEVACGDTGTITFPKVWATGTTLESLLVDAKPTHWTRTVSSVRVVTGETTRLTVTVEPGAALETSVVDARDASVPPKTCVYAVSAEKLATTPMRREATSYCSDTSGKVRIGPLPPGPVQLLVVPPAPYGAQWYTENGGTGDRRVAEIYSMQVGQTVTAPPIRLDLAGKLTGRVKDQAGSPVDTCVQPVGLHPDFVDVPPVRACATGGSYVLDRLGPYRWPLGADGRVLSSGAVLAPGWSGNVDNRFEATLVQVTAGTTTTVPDIVLPRGAQIRRLDLGTAASQGGVLEVYQPTTGDRVWYPVGVESVITVPLPAGPVLLRLLPNGGKPCWYVGPRTFLSARAKQGPKPVTLTAGQVIDTFRLAPGDTCGPVPVTRALPPRPGPQG, encoded by the coding sequence ATGAGACTGACCAAGAGGTGGATGCGCGCCCTGGCCGCGACCGCTGTCGTCGCCGCCGTGCTGGCGGCCGCACCGGCCGCGCAGGCCGTGCCGACCTACACGGCCACCGGTACGGTGACCGACCGGGCGACCGGCGCGCCGTTGCCGGGCGCCTGCCTCACCCTGTTCAACGCGCCCGACCGGGTGATCGCCACCCGCTGCGCCGACGAGCAGGGGCGCTACACCTTCTCCGGCCTGACTCGCACGATCCAGCCGCGCCTGCGAGCGCAGGCGGCGGGGCACGCGGAGCTGTGGTGGCCCGCCGAGCCCGACTACTACAACGCGGATCCGCTGCGCTACCCGACCGACGGCAGCACCACCATCGAGGCGAACCTGGCGCTGCTGGACGCCGTGGGCGGCTTCGCCGGCCGGATCACCCAGCCCGACGGCAGCCCCGCGTACGCCTCCGAGGTCACCGCCGTCTCGACCGTCGGCGTCTGGCGGGCGAAGGCGCCCACCGACAGCGACGGCCGCTACCGGCTCGGAAACCTGCCGGTCGGCTCCTACCGGCTCGCCATCGGCCCCCGGGGCTGGGACCCGACCCAGTGGCTGCCCGGCACCGGGAACCCGCCAGTCGTCACGGTCTTCGACGTGACCCCGGGCGCCACGACCACGGTGGACGGGCGGTACCTGACGACGACCGGGGCGTATGAGGGCGGCGTGCTGACCGGCACCGTGACGGCGGCGACCGGCGCGCCGGTCGCGGGCGCCTGCGTGACCGCAGTCTCCGTCTACAGCGGGCAGGAGGCCGCGACGGCGTGCACCGACGCCACCGGCCGCTACCGGATCACGACCGTGTCCTACAACCTCGGCTACAAGCTGCGGGTCAACGCCGACGGTTACCCCGAGCAATGGGCGCCGAACGCGGTGGACAGCCGCAACGCTTCCACGTACTTCCCGGCGTGGGGCCAGGACAAGATCGTGAACGTCGCTCTCCGGACGGGCGGCGGCACGGTACGCGGCCAGATCACCGACTACCCCGACGCCACCCCGGCCCTGACCAACTCGGTCCGGGTGGAGGCCGTCGACGGCTCCTGGTCCGCCTGGACCGAGGCGGTCGACGGGCGGTACCAGTTCGACCGGGTGCCGGCCGGTGACTACCGGGTCGCGGTCAAGCCGCTGGACCGGACCATCCAGTACCACCCGGGCAAGCCGACGCCCGCCGAGGCCACCGTCGTACACATCGCCGACGGCGAGGTCACCACGGTGGACGAGCAGCTCGTGCCCCCGGGCGCCGTCGAGGTGACGTTGACCGACGCCGTCACCGGGGCACCGGTGAAGGGCTGCGCACGGCTCTTTCAGGCGCAGGAGGTGGCGTGCGGCGACACCGGCACGATCACCTTCCCGAAGGTCTGGGCCACCGGCACCACCCTGGAGTCACTCCTCGTCGATGCCAAGCCGACCCACTGGACCAGGACCGTCTCCTCGGTGCGGGTCGTCACCGGCGAGACCACCCGGCTCACCGTGACCGTCGAGCCGGGCGCCGCCCTGGAGACCAGCGTCGTCGACGCCAGGGACGCTTCCGTGCCCCCGAAGACCTGCGTCTACGCAGTGAGTGCTGAGAAGCTGGCCACCACGCCGATGCGGCGGGAGGCCACCAGCTACTGTTCCGACACCAGCGGCAAGGTCCGCATCGGGCCGCTGCCGCCCGGGCCGGTGCAGTTGCTGGTCGTTCCGCCCGCCCCGTACGGCGCGCAGTGGTACACCGAGAACGGCGGCACCGGGGACCGGCGGGTCGCAGAGATCTATTCGATGCAGGTCGGCCAGACCGTGACCGCGCCGCCGATCCGGCTCGACCTGGCCGGCAAGCTGACCGGGCGGGTGAAGGACCAGGCGGGCAGCCCGGTCGACACCTGCGTGCAGCCCGTCGGCCTGCACCCGGACTTCGTGGACGTGCCGCCGGTGCGTGCCTGCGCCACGGGCGGCAGCTACGTCCTCGATCGCCTCGGCCCGTACCGCTGGCCGCTGGGGGCGGACGGCCGCGTCCTCTCCTCGGGGGCCGTGCTCGCCCCGGGCTGGTCCGGCAATGTCGACAACCGGTTCGAGGCCACCCTCGTTCAGGTCACCGCCGGCACCACGACGACAGTCCCGGACATCGTGCTGCCGCGGGGTGCCCAGATCCGGCGGCTGGACCTCGGTACCGCCGCCAGCCAGGGCGGCGTGCTGGAGGTGTACCAGCCGACCACCGGCGATCGGGTCTGGTATCCCGTCGGCGTCGAGTCGGTCATCACGGTACCCCTGCCCGCCGGGCCGGTACTGCTGCGGCTGTTGCCCAACGGCGGCAAGCCCTGCTGGTACGTGGGACCGCGCACCTTCCTGTCGGCGCGCGCCAAACAGGGCCCGAAGCCGGTCACCCTCACGGCCGGGCAGGTGATCGACACCTTCCGTCTGGCACCCGGCGACACCTGCGGGCCGGTCCCGGTCACCCGCGCCCTCCCGCCACGGCCGGGTCCGCAGGGCTGA
- a CDS encoding NuoI/complex I 23 kDa subunit family protein, producing the protein MSERSGVPGQGLVKGLAVTLKTMTSRSTTQQYPDVAPELPPRSRGVIALLEENCTVCMLCARECPDWCIYIDSHKEEVAVPGAARPRQRNVLDKFDIDFSLCMYCGICVEVCPFDALYWSPEFEYAEHDIKDLLHDKDHLGEWMATVPPPPAHDPHGEPSKEETTAARKAAAPARPAAERPEPGPAAGGGATP; encoded by the coding sequence GTGAGCGAGCGCAGCGGCGTGCCCGGTCAAGGGCTGGTGAAGGGGCTGGCGGTCACGTTGAAGACGATGACCAGCCGCTCGACCACGCAGCAGTACCCGGACGTCGCCCCCGAGTTGCCACCCCGCTCCCGCGGCGTGATCGCGCTGCTGGAGGAGAACTGCACGGTCTGCATGCTCTGCGCCCGGGAGTGCCCGGACTGGTGCATCTACATCGACTCGCACAAGGAGGAGGTGGCGGTGCCGGGCGCCGCCCGCCCCCGGCAGCGCAACGTGCTCGACAAGTTCGACATCGACTTCTCGCTCTGCATGTACTGCGGCATATGCGTGGAGGTCTGCCCCTTCGACGCGCTCTACTGGTCCCCGGAGTTCGAGTACGCGGAGCACGACATCAAGGACCTGCTGCACGACAAGGACCACCTGGGCGAGTGGATGGCCACCGTCCCGCCGCCGCCCGCGCACGACCCGCACGGCGAACCCTCCAAGGAGGAGACCACCGCCGCGCGCAAGGCCGCAGCCCCGGCCCGCCCCGCCGCCGAACGCCCCGAGCCCGGCCCCGCCGCCGGCGGAGGTGCGACCCCATGA
- a CDS encoding NADH-quinone oxidoreductase subunit J family protein, whose product MTGADVLLLALGAVAVGAGVLVVSTKHLVRAGLYLVVCLGALAGDYLVLTAELVAWVQVLIYVGAVVVLLLFAVMLTRAPIGASDDLDRPGWPAALIGGGSGLGLAVLLVDAFRWSRVELPAAGTADRLGEQVFRSWVLPFEVLSLLLLAALVGAIVLSRADIGRPGATTAGTPAGQRRPPARPEPAGAAVTGADEGGRA is encoded by the coding sequence ATGACAGGTGCGGACGTGCTGCTGCTGGCCCTCGGCGCCGTGGCGGTCGGCGCGGGCGTGCTGGTGGTGAGCACGAAGCACCTGGTCCGGGCCGGGCTCTACCTGGTGGTCTGCCTGGGCGCGCTGGCCGGTGACTACCTGGTGCTCACCGCCGAGCTGGTGGCCTGGGTGCAGGTGCTGATCTACGTCGGCGCGGTGGTGGTGCTGCTGCTCTTCGCGGTGATGCTGACCCGGGCCCCGATCGGCGCCTCCGACGACCTGGACCGGCCGGGCTGGCCGGCCGCGCTGATCGGCGGCGGCAGCGGGCTGGGCCTGGCCGTGCTGCTGGTCGACGCGTTCCGCTGGTCCCGGGTGGAGCTGCCCGCCGCGGGCACCGCCGACCGCCTGGGCGAGCAGGTGTTCCGCTCCTGGGTGCTGCCGTTCGAGGTGCTCTCGCTGCTGCTGCTCGCCGCCCTGGTGGGCGCGATCGTGCTCTCCCGCGCCGACATCGGCCGGCCCGGCGCGACGACGGCCGGCACGCCGGCCGGCCAACGCCGACCGCCGGCCCGGCCCGAGCCGGCCGGCGCGGCGGTCACGGGCGCGGACGAGGGCGGGCGCGCGTGA
- the nuoK gene encoding NADH-quinone oxidoreductase subunit NuoK, whose amino-acid sequence MRPVVPYVTAALLFGLGGYGVLRRRNAVLVLMAVELMLNAVNLILVTADTTVRAQLPHSGQVFALFVIVLAAAEIGVGLAIVLQLYRLRASVTVDDVPLTEAPAPVAAGVPAAGTTSVRSGGPASAPEEEK is encoded by the coding sequence GTGAGGCCAGTCGTCCCGTACGTCACCGCGGCGCTGCTCTTCGGCCTCGGCGGCTACGGCGTGCTGCGCCGTCGCAACGCGGTCCTCGTGCTGATGGCCGTCGAGCTGATGCTGAACGCGGTGAACCTGATCCTGGTCACGGCGGACACCACGGTCCGGGCGCAGCTGCCGCACTCCGGTCAGGTCTTCGCGCTCTTCGTGATCGTGCTCGCCGCCGCCGAGATCGGCGTCGGGCTGGCCATCGTGCTCCAGCTCTACCGGCTGCGCGCCAGCGTGACCGTGGACGACGTGCCGCTGACCGAGGCGCCGGCGCCCGTGGCCGCCGGCGTACCGGCCGCCGGCACGACGAGCGTGCGCTCGGGCGGGCCGGCCAGCGCGCCGGAGGAGGAGAAGTGA
- a CDS encoding NADH-quinone oxidoreductase subunit 5 family protein, whose amino-acid sequence MTGLLAAALPGVPLLVGLVGLLLPPSPRGAATGEDPARRVAIALGVTGAAVALLAAVALLVRVDRPVEGSTSWVDLGGLTVTLGYRLDGVAVLVATAVAAVALAVQVYSIGYLRRGPHDDVEVDHRYPPYAAQISLFTAAMLTVVVSGDLIMLLVGWEVMGLCSYLLIAHDRRLPEAPAAAVKAFLVTRVGDVGFLLGIALLGVSAGSFKIADVLGHPYSTGTLTAACLLLLAGVAGKSAQFPLHTWLPDAMAGPTPISALIHAATMVAAGVYAVARLYPLFERAPVALAVLGVMASITLLLGAFAATAQDDIKRVLAWSTVSQIGYMTGALAVGAPTAALFHLLTHAAFKALLFLTAGAVIHAVGTTLMSRMGGLRTAMPATFWCMVVGLGALAGVPPLSGFWSKDGVLAAAEAAALDGAGPSYGWVGWLVWLAGLLGVAVTAWYATRLLLRTFLGAPRSPLARPHDPPAVMRWPVLLLAVPAALLGLAGFWQTFADRLAAPVEAALLWPGTPAVSRVAPDLVHVGPALLLPLVLLLVGAGVAWAGWRRDPAADPARFLGPLRPVFARAFRLDDVQHALVVRPTTALARAARTGDELGVDGLVEGSGHAAVELGGGLAALHRAALPRAAAGVLAGALLIGLAVAVIGGVAP is encoded by the coding sequence GTGACCGGGCTCCTCGCGGCGGCGCTGCCGGGCGTACCCCTGCTCGTCGGTCTGGTCGGGTTGCTGCTGCCGCCGTCGCCGCGCGGCGCGGCGACCGGCGAGGACCCGGCCCGGCGGGTGGCCATCGCGCTCGGCGTGACCGGCGCGGCGGTGGCCCTGCTGGCCGCGGTGGCGCTGCTGGTCCGGGTGGACCGGCCGGTCGAGGGCTCCACCAGCTGGGTCGACCTGGGCGGGTTGACGGTCACCCTCGGGTACCGGCTGGACGGGGTGGCCGTGCTGGTCGCCACGGCGGTGGCCGCGGTGGCCCTGGCCGTACAGGTCTACTCGATCGGCTACCTGAGGCGCGGCCCGCACGACGACGTCGAGGTGGATCACCGCTATCCGCCGTACGCGGCGCAGATCAGCCTCTTCACCGCCGCGATGCTGACCGTGGTGGTCTCCGGCGACCTGATCATGCTGCTGGTCGGCTGGGAGGTGATGGGCCTCTGCTCGTACCTGCTCATCGCCCACGACCGGCGGCTGCCCGAGGCGCCGGCCGCCGCGGTGAAGGCGTTCCTGGTGACCCGGGTCGGCGACGTCGGCTTCCTGCTCGGCATCGCCCTGCTCGGCGTCTCCGCCGGCAGCTTCAAGATCGCCGACGTGCTCGGCCACCCCTACTCCACCGGTACGCTCACCGCCGCCTGCCTGCTGCTGCTCGCCGGGGTGGCCGGCAAGAGCGCCCAGTTCCCGCTGCACACCTGGCTGCCCGATGCGATGGCGGGCCCGACCCCGATCTCCGCGCTGATCCACGCCGCGACCATGGTCGCCGCCGGCGTGTACGCAGTCGCCCGGCTCTATCCGCTCTTCGAGCGCGCCCCGGTGGCCCTCGCCGTGCTCGGGGTGATGGCCTCGATCACCCTGCTGCTGGGCGCGTTCGCCGCCACCGCGCAGGACGACATCAAGCGCGTCCTGGCCTGGTCGACGGTTTCCCAGATCGGCTACATGACCGGAGCGCTCGCCGTCGGGGCGCCCACGGCGGCGCTGTTCCACCTGCTCACCCACGCCGCGTTCAAGGCGCTGCTCTTCCTCACCGCGGGCGCGGTGATCCACGCCGTCGGCACCACCCTGATGTCCCGGATGGGCGGCCTGCGGACGGCCATGCCGGCGACCTTCTGGTGCATGGTGGTCGGCCTCGGCGCGCTCGCCGGGGTGCCGCCGCTCTCCGGCTTCTGGAGCAAGGATGGCGTGCTCGCCGCCGCCGAGGCGGCCGCGCTGGACGGTGCCGGCCCGAGCTACGGCTGGGTCGGATGGCTGGTCTGGCTGGCTGGGCTGCTCGGCGTCGCCGTCACCGCCTGGTACGCCACCCGCCTGCTGCTTCGCACCTTCCTCGGCGCACCCCGGAGCCCGCTGGCCCGCCCGCACGACCCGCCGGCGGTGATGCGCTGGCCGGTGCTGCTGCTCGCGGTTCCCGCCGCGCTGCTCGGCCTGGCCGGGTTCTGGCAGACCTTCGCCGACCGACTGGCCGCGCCCGTGGAGGCGGCTCTCCTGTGGCCGGGGACGCCCGCCGTGTCCCGGGTCGCCCCCGACCTGGTGCACGTCGGCCCCGCACTGCTCCTGCCGCTGGTGCTGCTGCTGGTCGGGGCGGGCGTCGCCTGGGCCGGCTGGCGCCGCGACCCGGCCGCCGACCCGGCCCGCTTCCTGGGTCCGCTGCGGCCGGTCTTCGCCCGGGCGTTCCGGCTCGACGACGTCCAGCACGCCCTCGTCGTACGCCCGACGACCGCGCTCGCTCGGGCCGCGCGTACCGGGGACGAGCTGGGGGTGGACGGTCTGGTGGAGGGGAGCGGCCACGCAGCGGTGGAGCTGGGCGGCGGGCTGGCGGCGCTGCACCGGGCCGCGCTGCCCCGCGCCGCGGCCGGCGTGCTGGCCGGCGCGCTGCTGATCGGCCTCGCCGTCGCAGTGATCGGAGGGGTGGCGCCGTGA